The Roseibium sp. Sym1 nucleotide sequence GGTCAAGGGCGGCAGCAACCGCGCCGCAGAAGGCATCTCCGGCACCGGTTGTGTCTACCGCGACAATCTCGGGAGAGCCGAACCGGTACCTCGCCTTCCCGCTGCGCGCGAGCACGCCGTCGGCACCAAGGGTGACGATGACGGAGCGCTGAGGCGTCACGAACCGATCGACAAAGGTTTCCGGATCGCCGGCGATGCCGAGACGGCCCGCGATCATTGCCGCTTCACTGGTGTTGACCACGACGGTGCCGGTCATATCGAGACAGGCCTGAAGGTCGCCTTCCGGAACAGGTGCCGGGTTCCAGAACACGGACGCACCGGCCTCTCTTGCAAGCAATGCCGCGCTGGCGACCTGCTGCAGCGGCAATTCTCCCTGCACCATCAGCGTATCGCCGGGTGCGAAACAGCCGTCCAGCCAGGCCGCCTCGACCCGCTGGTTGGTGCCGCTGGCGACAATGATCTGGTTTTCCCCCGACGGATCGATCCCGATGAAGGCCAGCCCCGTCGAGCCGTTCACGGCACGGACACCTGAGAGGTCGACAC carries:
- a CDS encoding ribokinase encodes the protein MITVFGSINLDLVVALPRLPTAGETVSGRDHQTFPGGKGANQALAARRAGADVRMIGAVGQDSFAELALQSLREAGVDLSGVRAVNGSTGLAFIGIDPSGENQIIVASGTNQRVEAAWLDGCFAPGDTLMVQGELPLQQVASAALLAREAGASVFWNPAPVPEGDLQACLDMTGTVVVNTSEAAMIAGRLGIAGDPETFVDRFVTPQRSVIVTLGADGVLARSGKARYRFGSPEIVAVDTTGAGDAFCGAVAAALDRDTSFERALKEGVAAGALACTVTGAQSSAPLRSDIVRLADQIT